One window of the Dendropsophus ebraccatus isolate aDenEbr1 chromosome 12, aDenEbr1.pat, whole genome shotgun sequence genome contains the following:
- the KIAA2013 gene encoding uncharacterized protein KIAA2013 homolog, with protein sequence MWLHQRLKGFPGLLSSSWARRILAALGFLLIIYWYMSTGSMFRSLWYSGQPRSGPGACLVAQTKQWRPMLDKGDLMIVSFPGEESKLQGPAMVGNGFILVDVHKNNLWVSSATVPFRMTDYSPVTYLKSPGAAAEAHATAIFYREGLIRTARCLQVDVTDSHRDCVLVREDYFAHRSRPHLYVQRIHISNPSDKVVAFDISAQKPLTGAKFSSGVEKVQDRQFLLSSGRVALEDGKSILVVIATKKLVNRVQVSPKSEFDETILSVIYTSEPIESGKLEETFSKLRESAKMEMLEVMHMKGDDLYNEHQQIWSDLFVSGIEMRKIKDAHTPSSDTINITLYYILSCSPAPLVDPLISNEDREKMELSLNYADHCFSGHATMHAENLWPSKLSGITQLLQLWDLWKLTLQKRGCKSLVLSGAHGLMQGMLLSFGGLQFTENHLQFQSDPHVLHNSYSLRGIHYNKDLINLAVLLDQEEKPFLHVSVKFQDKLVKLYACEAGCLNEPVELTSEIRGHVFPVLVTQPLTPLLYISTELTHLQDLRHTLHLKEILAHEEHMAKQYPGLPFLFWFSVASLITLFHLFLFKLIYNEYCGPGAKPLFRSKEDDSA encoded by the exons ATGTGGTTACACCAGAGGCTGAAAGGTTTCCCGGGCCTGCTGTCCAGCAGCTGGGCCCGTCGCATTCTGGCTGCTCTGGGATTTCTTCTGATAATCTATTGGTACATGTCCACCGGATCCATGTTTAGGTCCTTGTGGTATTCGGGTCAGCCGCGCAGTGGCCCTGGGGCGTGCCTAGTGGCCCAGACTAAGCAATGGAGGCCGATGTTGGACAAGGGGGACTTGATGATTGTCTCCTTCCCGGGAGAGGAATCCAAGTTGCAGGGCCCGGCCATGGTCGGGAATGGATTTATACTTGTTGACGTCCACAAGAATAACTTGTGGGTGTCTTCTGCCACTGTACCGTTCCGTATGACGGATTATTCTCCGGTGACGTATTTGAAGAGTCCGGGGGCGGCAGCAGAAGCCCACGCCACTGCCATTTTCTATAGAGAAGGATTGATAAGGACAGCCCGCTGCTTGCAGGTAGATGTGACGGACTCCCACCGTGACTGCGTCTTAGTCCGTGAAGACTACTTTGCACACAGGAGCCGACCTCACCTATACGTCCAGAGGATCCACATCTCCAACCCCAGCGACAAGGTGGTGGCTTTTGATATTTCTGCCCAGAAGCCGCTGACTGGAGCCAAGTTCTCCTCCGGTGTAGAGAAGGTGCAGGACAGACAGTTCCTCCTCTCCTCCGGGCGAGTGGCCTTAGAAGACGGGAAAAGTATACTTGTGGTGATTGCAACCAAAAAACTGGTGAACCGGGTGCAGGTCAGCCCCAAGTCTGAGTTTGATGAAACCATTCTCTCTGTCATCTACACCTCTGAACCTATAGAGTCAGGAAAGCTGGAAGAGACCTTTAGTAAGCTGAGAGAGTCCGCAAAGATGGAGATGCTGGAGGTGATGCACATGAAGGGGGACGATCTCTACAATGAGCATCAACAGATTTGGTCTGACCTCTTTGTTTCAG GCATTGAAATGAGAAAGATCAAGGATGCTCACACTCCCTCCAGCGATACCATCAACATCACCCTTTACTACATCCTCTCCTGCTCCCCGGCTCCTCTGGTAGATCCCCTCATAAGCAACGAGGACCGAGAGAAAATGGAGCTGTCCCTGAATTACGCCGACCATTGCTTCAGCGGCCATGCTACTATGCACGCGGAAAACCTGTGGCCCAGCAAGCTGAGCGGGATCACACAGCTCCTACAACTCTGGGACCTGTGGAAGCTGACCCTACAGAAGAGAGGCTGTAAGAGCCTGGTGTTATCCGGGGCCCACGGACTCATGCAGGGAATGTTGCTGAGCTTTGGCGGCCTGCAGTTCACCGAAAACCACCTGCAGTTTCAATCCGACCCTCACGTTCTTCACAACAGCTACTCCCTACGAGGTATACATTACAACAAGGACCTTATCAACCTGGCCGTCCTGCTGGACCAAGAGGAGAAGCCTTTCCTGCACGTCTCTGTCAAGTTCCAGGACAAGCTGGTGAAACTTTACGCCTGCGAGGCCGGATGTCTGAATGAACCGGTGGAGCTGACCTCCGAAATCCGAGGACATGTGTTTCCTGTGCTGGTCACCCAACCCTTAACCCCATTACTTTACATCTCAACAGAACTGACCCACTTGCAGGATCTGAGGCACACCCTTCACCTGAAGGAGATCCTGGCCCACGAAGAGCACATGGCCAAACAGTACCCAGGCCTGCCATTCCTATTCTGGTTCAGTGTGGCCTCACTCATCACCCTCTTCCACCTCTTCCTGTTTAAGCTGATTTACAATGAGTACTGCGGGCCGGGCGCCAAGCCCCTCTTCAGGAGTAAG GAAGATGACAGTGCCTGA